In Erinaceus europaeus chromosome 10, mEriEur2.1, whole genome shotgun sequence, one DNA window encodes the following:
- the LCN2 gene encoding neutrophil gelatinase-associated lipocalin, which yields MPRALLWLGFLCLLGSLLNQAHGLKQSAKQIRIPHLSRIPLEPNFQADQFQGKWYVVGLAGNNIRKEEQGQFNMYATNYQLKEDQSYNVTSILFRNQSCDYWVRTFVPSSKPGQFTLGNIQGYPELRSYTVRVASTDYNQFAMVFFKKVDRKRKAHFKITLYGRTKELTPELKNRFTSFAKSLGLTDDYIIFPVPIDQCIDQ from the exons ATGCCCCGAGCTCTCCTGTGGCTGGGCTTCCTCTGCCTGTTGGGATCCCTGCTGAACCAGGCCCATGGCCTCAAGCAATCTGCAAAGCAGATCCGGATCCCACATTTGTCTAGGATCCCTCTGGAGCCCAACTTCCAGGCTGACCAG TTCCAGGGCAAGTGGTACGTCGTGGGCCTGGCAGGGAATAACATTAGGAAGGAAGAGCAGGGGCAGTTCAATATGTATGCCACCAATTACCAGCTGAAAGAAGACCAGAGCTACAACGTCACCTCCATCCTGTTCAG GAACCAGAGCTGTGACTACTGGGTCAGAACTTTTGTGCCAAGTTCCAAGCCTGGCCAGTTCACCCTGGGCAACATTCAGG GATACCCTGAGTTGAGGAGCTACACTGTGCGAGTGGCGTCCACTGACTATAACCAGTTTGCCATGGTGTTCTTCAAGAAGGTTGACAGAAAACGGAAGGCACACTTCAAGATCACCCTGTATG GAAGGACCAAGGAACTGACTCCTGAACTGAAGAATAGGTTCACCAGCTTCGCCAAGTCCCTGGGCCTCACGGATGACTACATCATCTTCCCTGTCCCCATTG aCCAATGCATTGACCAGTGA